Part of the Chloroflexota bacterium genome is shown below.
GTCGTCCTTCTCCTGCTTGGATGGCTTGCGTGCCTCATCCATCAGCTTCAGGTAATCGCCCACCTGGTCCGTCATCGCGATGTGTCCCCGCTCACGCAGCCTGCCGAACAGGTCCATCTCCCACTCGATGCCCACCGTCGGGTGCGGCATGAACGATTTGATGGACTGATAGCCCATGATGGAGAGCGAGCCGGGCCCCTTGGTGCGCAGCGGCTGCAGCCAGGAGAGCATGATGTCCCGCCCTGTCAGCCCATTGCGGAAGGCCTCTGCCGCCAACTCTTTGCGCTCGGAGTCGGAAAGATCGAAGAACGTCGGGTCCAGCTGGTCCTTCAGCATTTTCCCGATGGCGTCGGCCGAAGGTCGCGAGACGAAGAAGATGTTGTCCCCGGCGCGCGAGATGAACGCTTCGTCTATCCGCAGGGGGTCGTTCGTCGTCCCAACGATGATGACCGTGGAGACGCCGCCCGCATCCATCACCTTCTTGCGCAGCGCCAGCATCTCCTCCCGCGTCTCCTTCGTCCACATATCCTCCGGGAACTGGATATCGCCCTTGCTGTCCTTCTTCCCCAGTTTCCGCACTTCCTCGGAGAGCTTCTGCCGCAGCTTCACCACGTCCGGGTCGTTCCACAGCGCCTTGATGCGCAGCTCTGTCTCCAGCTCCTGCACGCCCTGCACGTCCTGGATGAGCGAGTTCACGATGTCGCGGTACTCTTCGTGCGTGTTCTTATCTGCCCGGTTGGAGACCAGCGAGTCAATCTCGTCCAGCACCAGCAGCACCGTGGAGCCGCGGTTGCACTCGGAACGCGCCGCATCGAGGATCTGTTGCGCGTTCCGGGCGGACATGCCCAGGTACGGGTCTTTGATCTCCGTCGCCTTGATGATCTTCAGCTTCACGTCCAGCTGGGAACCGTCGCTCGTCGGCAGGGCCAGCTTAGAGGCCATCGCCTTCGCCAGCATCGTCTTGCCGCAGCCGTACGGACCGAAGAGCATAAAGACCCGCGGCGGCATGCTCTTCCTGATAAGGAACCACTCGGGGTGCGTCAGATAATAGAGCGATTGGTCAATCCGGGCCTTCACATTGCCCAGCCCGGCGATCGCTTCAAAGTCGGATGGGGCAACCGTATCCCACTTGATCTGCACAGGCCCTTGCGTCGCCGTGGCCACATTGGACTGCGCGCGCTGGTTGCCCTGCGCGCTGGGGCCGGGAGCGGGCGGCGGTGGCGGCGTCAGGTCCGTCGGCTGCACGCTCACACGCTCGCCTTCCTTCAACGTCATCGCCAGGCGGCGGGGGAGCTTCACCTGGCTGGCGGGCAGCTTGGGATCGGTGATGAACGGCGTGACAAAGAATGTAGATGAGCCGGTGACGGTCAGAGAATCTTTCGCAGCAGCGCCCAGCTCTTCCATCGTGGCCGGGCTGATAACGGCCGCCTCCCCTTGGACCTTCTCTGCGACGACAAGATAGCGTGTTGCCATAGGTGCCCACCGGCATATTCGGTACGCCCGCCCCCTCCGCAAGGGAGGGGGCGGGGACCGGAGTGTGTTCGAAACTGCGGACGAGTGCGAGCTACTACTGGTTGAACATGTTGTCCAGGCGGTCGTCATCGAGCCCGCCGTCAACATGCATGTGCTCTTCTTCGTCCTCTGCCTCGCGGCGCTTGATCATGTCAACCAGCGGATCGCCGGAGGCCTGCTCGTCCAGGCGCAGGACCTTGCTCAGCTTGCCGAGCTTCCAGGATTGGCCGCTCAGTTCAAGCTCAAGGATGTTGAAGTCCACCGTGTCCTTGGCCACTTCGAGCTTCGCCAGCTCGTTCTCCACGATCTCCTGCTGCTTGCGGAGCCAGTCCGTGCCCAGGCGGCTCAGAAGCTGCTCGCGCAGGATGACCTTGCGGGCGCGGACGCGCGCCGCCGCCTTCAGCTCTTCCTGGAGGGAATGGAGCTGCTTCGCGTCCAGCTTCTGGAGATACAGCTTGAACTGCTGGACCTCGGCGTTCTGAACTTCACCAGGAGCAACCTCCTGGATCATCTGGTCAATGGCGGCTGGGGTGAGGGTTTGCGCTACGGTCGCCATGGCCTATTTCCTCCCGTTGTTGATGTGATTGATGACCGCGGCGACGATCTTGGACTTGCTCCAGATCACGCGGCCTTCCTCTTTGAGCGTCTCGCACTCATTGAGGATCTTCGCTTCGCGAGAGTTGTACCGGTCAAGAAGGTCCTTC
Proteins encoded:
- a CDS encoding AAA family ATPase, with amino-acid sequence MLTAGSMTTAWTTCSTSSSSHSSAVSNTLRSPPPPLRRGRAYRICRWAPMATRYLVVAEKVQGEAAVISPATMEELGAAAKDSLTVTGSSTFFVTPFITDPKLPASQVKLPRRLAMTLKEGERVSVQPTDLTPPPPPAPGPSAQGNQRAQSNVATATQGPVQIKWDTVAPSDFEAIAGLGNVKARIDQSLYYLTHPEWFLIRKSMPPRVFMLFGPYGCGKTMLAKAMASKLALPTSDGSQLDVKLKIIKATEIKDPYLGMSARNAQQILDAARSECNRGSTVLLVLDEIDSLVSNRADKNTHEEYRDIVNSLIQDVQGVQELETELRIKALWNDPDVVKLRQKLSEEVRKLGKKDSKGDIQFPEDMWTKETREEMLALRKKVMDAGGVSTVIIVGTTNDPLRIDEAFISRAGDNIFFVSRPSADAIGKMLKDQLDPTFFDLSDSERKELAAEAFRNGLTGRDIMLSWLQPLRTKGPGSLSIMGYQSIKSFMPHPTVGIEWEMDLFGRLRERGHIAMTDQVGDYLKLMDEARKPSKQEKDDDSAALAITPRRTVSALKQKQPALFEV